One Lacipirellulaceae bacterium DNA window includes the following coding sequences:
- a CDS encoding SDR family NAD(P)-dependent oxidoreductase, translating into MTEQPNNQLSPNKQALLKIRELKQLLAEAQQGAAEPIAIVSMACRFPRRSRTPEEFWKCLLERTDEVSEIPEDRWDLDAFYDEDPEVPGKMYARQGVFLDNLDLMDPEFFGISPREATWVDPQQRLLMEVGWEALERAGWPAEKIGEQTGVFVGWMHNDYQNEASDSFLNLNPYIATGAAGSFLCGRLAYYLGLQGPSLAVDTACSSSLVALHLACQSLQRGDCERALVGGVNAIVSPTTNILTCKLKALSPNGHSRAFDAAADGYLRGEGCGVVTLRKLSDAQRAGDPILGIIRATAVGHNGTSSGLTAPNPKAQEKVIRQALERAGITASDVAYLEAHGTGTELGDPIEIQAAAAALAQARDADNPLLVGSVKTNIGHLEAAAGMAGLIKVLLAMEHQQIPAQLNFDEPNPHIPWDKLAVKVVTEATDWPSNGEKRIANVSAFGMSGTNAHAVIEAPSKNEIQVPVTAEIKQSSEPKLVVLSAKSEEALQEFAEGFEQHLSSSEQDLADIAYTTCVGRSHMDQRAALVVRDREQAINELKTLARLGKSNSLFVGNGRRAPKVAWQFTGQGSQYVGMARGLYSSQEVFREAIDHCDQLLQQWRQASLTEVMFEHPELINHTSWTQPAIFAVQMGLARLLESCGLRPAAVLGHSVGQYAAACVAGIMTWDEGLHLISERGRLIGELPAGGRMLAVFAPPAEVEKGIESVAEVSLAALNGTHTVISGTEAAVAEVEKEFAARNIKTKALTTSHAFHSALMDPALAPFQAVADQVEFQPGSLPLVCNVTGQALAADAVLDGAYWAKHIREAVRYADGIEAVQQLGCDVVLELGPQAVLTRMAAANWKQPATGLISCLQRGGEDANSLLQAIGQLYVHGATPDFDAVYARKDVRRVVLPTYPFQRRRFWGPDKPRAFHAEFHTAHPLLGSKVSLAGIKDETRYESFIEPDSPPWLPDHEVMGHTVVPGAAYVEMALAAAGHSSVSELAFEQPLRPASRTALQTIVRQNDDGQKTLEVFSTPAGENNWTRNCSCKFDETPGERPEAIDRSKLEAACPETASPEDFYRKMQELGLNYGAKFQTIASIHYSKEAVLTHLKTVGDIRGFTIPPTLLDGALHSLAVGLLRDDDENLYLPVGIGKCTVFQAIESEAWCYAKWKQSEGKLRTADITLLTEAGQVVAEIESLQVQQINRAALRQLSGAGPERLLYNFAWQSFRLPPATTKQTKWLVVSTDQSDDSLASQVASRLKSQDHSVVQLSLTSNTDFEQLSDSHFAMCREELANWEQLFDVSAAPDGIAWIFDCHQQASNQTDGGGGGELPETTKLQCTGLLNLIATLQKRNLRKLECGLQLVTSDAIAAKEAATVDAHQSQYWGLGRVLGAEHPEMRCRVIDLASEESATTETVGAVVDILLTETHDSQLAIRAGQFTVPRLNQAAVSRRSGPPLQVHPDASYLITGGLGMLGRQAAKWLAEKGAKQVVLVSRREPDAPTQEFLNTIETLGCQVVVHTASLSSADDVKTLFDRFGNDLNPLVGVIHAAGVLDDGLIGDQTWERFEKVLAPKIIGATLLHEFTKSLPLDFFILYSSAASVLGSPGQSNYATANAYLDGLAWQRRALGLPALSINWGPWTEGMADDERILKRLSLQGITPLAVSEAHDAMEKMLAADLVQTTVMDVDWQRMRMGMGGESPALLAELVSTKQKSQAGESELVVKLKRLRGDAQRKLLVTTIQNTLQGILSTPDLPETDRPLIEMGLDSLMAVEFGTELQLLLGDQMGIGPTMLFDHPTIDAISDHVLELIVSDAEETSNESSEPAKPLAETARAEREDVAIVGMSCRFPGARDLDEFWQNLLNQVDSVREIPDDRWDIDRFYSADREPGKMYTREGGFLEDIADFDAEFFNISDQEACWIDPQHRMLLENSYRALEDAGISPHPLTDANVGVFMGIMGQDYAFLPSLDDEEVIREFRGAGLSHSAGVGRISYLFGFEGPSVAVDTASSSSLVALFQAVRSLQDGNCNMALAGGVNAILAPVNSLLMSKAGLLSPDGRCRSFSASANGFGRGEGCGVVVLKRLSDAQRDGDRVMAVVRGGAVVHNGFTGGITSPSSKSQARVIAEALKDARLAPSQVQYLEAHGTGTELGDPMELAAASSVYGKGRKPDEPLLVGSVKANISHLEAAGGVSGLIKTVLALHHGILPPQMHFDEPSSHIPWSRLPVKMVSEQTTWPETEQRVAGVTALGLVGTNAHVILSSSANIANEGEADETMLASPRPTQLLVLSARSEIALQELVVKHFDYLSDHPEVDLADYCHTLATGRRHHEYRTALTASSREEMLERLAEGIDQEPSGPSFHRNGSASQNGAHMNGATGGSEPRQSNAAMSHSTSAPKISWLFGDFSTTTFERGRELYRAEPVFRELIASFDQRLAEHSAATNQSHAPLEEWFTSETNANQYSEVHTFAVQAGLAKVWESWAIEPEAVAGFGVGQYIAACVAGGLCFLDALTLVVQRQEILTQKQSLSQADQSDELRAALDEFETFADTINYYPPNLPLICSSSASIVPVHRSLGGSYWRQHCLDVPQIEESIETLIQQGADYILELGTVDAAKPNDNTATWLPSLDDNTDATTSMLAALGQLYLAGALPDFKQFNGHWQFEKLSLPTYPFQKKRYWITEISDHVERPAEPIQS; encoded by the coding sequence ATGACCGAGCAACCGAACAATCAACTTTCGCCGAATAAGCAAGCACTGCTGAAGATCCGTGAACTCAAGCAGCTACTTGCGGAAGCTCAGCAAGGTGCTGCTGAGCCGATCGCGATTGTCTCCATGGCTTGCCGCTTTCCGCGTCGCTCGCGCACGCCCGAGGAATTTTGGAAATGTCTGCTGGAGCGGACCGACGAGGTCAGCGAGATTCCCGAAGATCGCTGGGACTTAGACGCCTTCTACGATGAAGATCCGGAAGTCCCAGGCAAGATGTACGCTCGCCAAGGAGTGTTTCTCGACAACCTCGATCTGATGGATCCCGAGTTCTTTGGCATCTCGCCGCGCGAGGCGACGTGGGTCGATCCACAACAGCGACTGCTGATGGAAGTTGGCTGGGAAGCACTCGAAAGGGCCGGTTGGCCAGCCGAAAAGATCGGCGAACAGACAGGTGTGTTCGTTGGTTGGATGCACAACGACTACCAGAACGAAGCCAGCGATTCATTCCTGAATCTGAACCCGTACATTGCCACGGGTGCCGCCGGTAGTTTCCTGTGTGGACGGCTTGCTTACTATCTTGGCTTACAAGGCCCCAGCCTTGCGGTCGACACGGCATGCTCCTCATCGCTCGTAGCACTGCACTTGGCATGTCAAAGTCTGCAGCGCGGCGACTGCGAGCGTGCGTTGGTCGGCGGCGTAAACGCCATCGTCTCACCGACGACAAATATTCTAACGTGCAAGCTTAAAGCCCTTTCACCAAATGGGCACTCGCGCGCGTTCGACGCGGCTGCCGATGGTTACCTTCGTGGTGAAGGTTGTGGTGTTGTGACCTTGCGGAAACTGTCTGATGCCCAGCGCGCTGGCGATCCCATCTTGGGGATAATTCGCGCGACGGCTGTTGGTCACAATGGCACCAGCAGCGGACTCACGGCACCTAATCCCAAGGCGCAAGAGAAAGTCATTCGCCAGGCGCTCGAACGAGCAGGAATCACCGCGTCGGACGTCGCGTATCTCGAAGCACATGGCACGGGGACCGAACTGGGCGATCCGATCGAAATCCAGGCCGCGGCCGCCGCACTCGCGCAGGCACGCGACGCGGATAATCCACTGCTGGTGGGCTCGGTAAAAACGAACATCGGGCACCTTGAGGCAGCGGCGGGAATGGCTGGGCTGATCAAAGTGTTGCTGGCCATGGAGCATCAGCAGATCCCGGCTCAGTTGAATTTTGACGAACCGAATCCGCACATCCCCTGGGACAAACTGGCCGTCAAGGTGGTCACCGAAGCAACCGACTGGCCGAGCAATGGTGAGAAGCGCATTGCCAACGTCAGCGCCTTCGGCATGAGCGGCACGAATGCGCACGCCGTCATTGAAGCACCTTCTAAGAATGAAATTCAGGTGCCCGTGACGGCGGAAATAAAGCAATCCAGCGAACCCAAGTTGGTTGTTTTGAGTGCGAAGAGTGAGGAGGCACTTCAGGAATTCGCCGAAGGATTCGAGCAACATCTTTCCAGCAGCGAACAAGATCTGGCAGACATTGCCTATACGACCTGCGTGGGTCGCAGCCATATGGACCAGCGTGCGGCGCTTGTCGTACGTGACCGAGAGCAGGCGATCAATGAATTGAAGACCCTTGCCCGGCTCGGCAAATCCAATTCGCTTTTCGTTGGCAATGGTCGACGTGCCCCTAAAGTCGCTTGGCAGTTCACCGGTCAAGGTTCGCAATACGTCGGGATGGCTCGCGGACTTTATTCGTCGCAAGAGGTCTTTCGAGAAGCCATCGACCACTGCGATCAATTGCTGCAGCAGTGGCGTCAGGCGTCGCTCACCGAGGTGATGTTCGAGCACCCTGAACTGATCAACCATACAAGCTGGACCCAACCGGCAATTTTCGCCGTCCAAATGGGGCTTGCCCGACTGCTAGAAAGCTGTGGTTTGAGGCCCGCTGCTGTCCTCGGCCACAGTGTCGGTCAGTACGCAGCAGCCTGCGTCGCGGGCATCATGACCTGGGACGAAGGGTTACATCTCATCAGCGAGCGCGGTCGGCTGATCGGCGAATTGCCCGCGGGTGGTCGCATGCTGGCCGTGTTCGCGCCGCCTGCTGAAGTCGAAAAGGGCATTGAGAGCGTTGCTGAAGTCTCATTGGCCGCACTCAATGGCACCCATACCGTTATCAGCGGAACCGAAGCGGCGGTCGCCGAGGTCGAAAAGGAGTTCGCCGCACGCAACATCAAAACGAAGGCGCTGACGACCTCACATGCGTTCCACTCCGCACTGATGGACCCCGCCCTCGCACCCTTCCAGGCGGTCGCTGATCAGGTGGAGTTTCAGCCGGGCAGCCTGCCGCTGGTCTGCAATGTCACAGGTCAAGCGCTGGCGGCGGATGCGGTGCTTGACGGTGCTTATTGGGCGAAACACATTCGCGAAGCGGTTCGCTACGCCGACGGGATCGAAGCCGTCCAACAACTTGGTTGCGACGTGGTGTTAGAGCTCGGCCCGCAGGCGGTGCTGACGCGCATGGCCGCCGCGAATTGGAAACAGCCCGCCACTGGACTGATTAGTTGCTTGCAAAGGGGCGGCGAAGATGCGAATTCGTTGCTGCAAGCAATCGGACAGTTGTATGTTCACGGCGCGACACCCGATTTCGATGCGGTTTACGCGCGCAAGGATGTAAGACGTGTCGTCCTGCCAACCTACCCCTTCCAAAGACGTCGTTTCTGGGGGCCGGACAAGCCACGTGCGTTCCATGCCGAGTTCCACACGGCCCACCCGCTCTTGGGCAGCAAGGTATCGTTGGCCGGTATCAAAGATGAAACACGCTACGAGAGTTTCATCGAACCCGATAGCCCGCCTTGGTTGCCCGATCATGAAGTGATGGGCCACACGGTTGTGCCAGGTGCCGCGTATGTCGAAATGGCATTGGCGGCGGCGGGGCATTCTTCGGTGAGTGAACTGGCTTTCGAGCAGCCGCTCAGGCCTGCCTCTCGTACGGCATTGCAAACCATTGTGCGACAGAATGATGACGGTCAGAAGACGCTCGAGGTTTTTTCCACGCCCGCCGGTGAAAACAATTGGACGCGGAACTGCTCCTGCAAGTTCGACGAGACGCCAGGCGAACGCCCCGAAGCGATTGATCGCAGCAAGCTCGAAGCCGCCTGCCCTGAAACGGCCTCGCCCGAGGATTTCTATCGCAAAATGCAAGAGTTGGGGCTCAACTATGGGGCGAAGTTCCAGACGATCGCGTCGATTCACTATTCAAAGGAAGCCGTCCTCACGCATTTGAAGACCGTGGGCGACATCCGCGGATTCACGATCCCCCCGACGCTTCTCGACGGAGCACTACATTCCCTGGCGGTGGGCCTACTTCGCGACGACGACGAGAACCTCTACCTGCCGGTCGGCATTGGCAAGTGCACCGTGTTCCAAGCGATCGAAAGCGAAGCTTGGTGTTACGCGAAATGGAAACAGTCAGAGGGAAAACTCCGTACCGCCGACATCACGCTGCTAACCGAAGCGGGCCAAGTTGTCGCCGAAATCGAATCACTCCAGGTGCAACAGATCAACCGTGCAGCACTGCGTCAGCTCAGCGGTGCTGGTCCCGAGCGGCTGCTCTACAACTTCGCTTGGCAGAGTTTCCGCCTACCGCCAGCCACAACGAAACAAACCAAGTGGTTGGTCGTCTCGACGGACCAGTCTGATGATTCGCTGGCCAGCCAAGTGGCGTCGAGGCTCAAGTCTCAAGACCACTCAGTGGTTCAACTTTCCCTGACGAGCAACACCGATTTCGAGCAGTTGTCTGATTCGCACTTTGCGATGTGCCGAGAGGAACTCGCCAACTGGGAACAGCTATTCGACGTGTCAGCCGCACCCGACGGTATCGCCTGGATCTTCGACTGCCATCAGCAGGCCAGTAATCAAACGGACGGTGGCGGCGGCGGCGAACTTCCCGAGACGACGAAGCTTCAATGCACGGGCCTGTTGAACCTGATCGCAACGCTGCAGAAGCGTAACTTACGAAAGCTCGAATGCGGACTTCAGCTTGTCACCAGCGATGCGATCGCCGCCAAGGAAGCCGCGACAGTCGATGCTCATCAGTCACAATACTGGGGCTTGGGTCGCGTGCTGGGCGCTGAACATCCCGAAATGCGTTGCCGTGTCATTGATCTTGCCTCCGAAGAGTCAGCGACGACGGAGACGGTCGGTGCCGTCGTTGATATTCTGCTGACCGAAACCCACGACAGCCAGTTAGCCATTCGCGCTGGGCAGTTCACGGTACCGCGACTGAATCAGGCGGCCGTTTCCCGCAGGTCGGGACCACCCCTGCAAGTTCATCCAGACGCCAGCTATCTGATCACCGGCGGCTTGGGAATGCTGGGCCGGCAGGCTGCCAAGTGGTTGGCGGAGAAGGGAGCCAAGCAGGTCGTGCTCGTTTCCCGACGCGAGCCCGACGCGCCAACCCAGGAATTCCTCAACACGATCGAGACGCTCGGCTGCCAAGTCGTTGTCCACACTGCAAGCCTCAGCTCAGCGGACGACGTCAAGACGCTCTTCGACCGCTTCGGCAACGACCTCAACCCACTAGTCGGCGTCATCCATGCCGCGGGTGTGCTCGACGACGGGCTGATTGGCGATCAAACCTGGGAACGGTTCGAAAAGGTGCTCGCACCAAAGATCATTGGTGCAACCCTTTTGCACGAATTCACGAAGTCATTACCGCTCGACTTCTTTATCCTGTATTCTTCCGCGGCTTCAGTACTGGGCTCGCCGGGGCAAAGCAACTACGCGACCGCCAATGCCTATCTCGATGGCTTGGCTTGGCAGCGGCGCGCACTTGGTTTGCCGGCCCTCAGCATTAATTGGGGACCGTGGACCGAAGGAATGGCCGACGACGAGCGAATTCTCAAACGCTTGTCGTTGCAGGGCATCACCCCGCTGGCCGTCAGCGAAGCGCATGATGCGATGGAAAAGATGTTGGCTGCCGATCTTGTGCAGACGACCGTGATGGATGTCGATTGGCAGCGAATGCGGATGGGCATGGGTGGCGAGTCTCCCGCTTTGCTCGCGGAGTTGGTCTCCACCAAACAGAAATCGCAGGCAGGCGAATCGGAGTTAGTCGTCAAGCTGAAACGACTCCGCGGTGATGCCCAAAGAAAACTGTTGGTCACGACGATCCAAAACACCTTGCAAGGGATTCTCTCTACCCCGGACCTTCCGGAAACGGATCGTCCCCTGATCGAGATGGGTCTCGATTCCTTAATGGCGGTCGAGTTCGGCACGGAACTGCAATTGCTTCTCGGCGACCAAATGGGCATCGGACCCACGATGCTGTTCGACCATCCGACGATTGACGCGATCTCTGATCATGTCTTGGAATTGATCGTCAGCGATGCGGAGGAGACTTCTAACGAATCAAGCGAGCCGGCCAAGCCGCTCGCTGAGACGGCGCGGGCCGAACGCGAAGATGTCGCGATCGTTGGTATGAGCTGCCGTTTCCCTGGGGCACGCGACCTCGACGAATTCTGGCAGAACTTACTCAATCAGGTCGATTCGGTTCGTGAAATTCCGGATGACCGTTGGGACATCGATCGCTTCTACAGTGCCGACCGCGAGCCTGGCAAGATGTATACGCGCGAGGGCGGTTTCCTCGAAGACATCGCGGACTTCGACGCGGAGTTTTTCAATATCTCGGATCAAGAGGCTTGCTGGATCGATCCGCAACATCGCATGCTGCTCGAAAATAGTTACCGGGCTCTCGAAGATGCCGGCATTTCGCCGCACCCGTTGACCGACGCAAACGTCGGTGTGTTCATGGGCATCATGGGCCAAGACTACGCTTTTCTGCCAAGCCTTGACGACGAAGAAGTGATCCGCGAGTTCCGCGGTGCCGGCCTCTCACACAGTGCCGGCGTGGGACGCATCAGCTACCTCTTTGGCTTCGAAGGTCCAAGTGTCGCCGTCGATACGGCAAGCAGCAGTTCCCTGGTCGCACTCTTCCAGGCAGTACGAAGTCTGCAGGACGGCAACTGCAATATGGCACTCGCCGGGGGCGTCAACGCGATTCTGGCACCGGTCAATTCGCTGCTCATGTCGAAGGCCGGATTGTTGTCTCCCGATGGTCGTTGTCGTTCGTTTTCGGCCAGTGCTAACGGCTTCGGTCGGGGCGAGGGCTGCGGGGTTGTCGTGCTCAAACGATTGAGCGACGCCCAACGCGACGGCGATCGCGTCATGGCAGTCGTGCGGGGTGGCGCGGTCGTCCACAACGGATTCACCGGAGGCATCACGTCACCCAGCAGCAAATCACAAGCACGCGTCATCGCCGAAGCACTCAAGGACGCCCGCCTCGCACCCTCGCAAGTCCAGTACTTGGAGGCGCACGGCACAGGCACCGAGTTGGGCGACCCGATGGAGTTGGCTGCCGCGTCGTCGGTCTACGGCAAGGGGCGCAAGCCCGACGAACCATTGCTGGTAGGCTCGGTCAAAGCGAACATCAGCCATCTCGAAGCAGCCGGCGGGGTGTCGGGCTTGATCAAAACCGTACTTGCTTTGCATCACGGTATTCTCCCACCGCAAATGCACTTCGACGAGCCAAGCTCGCATATCCCCTGGAGCCGTCTGCCTGTGAAGATGGTCAGCGAACAGACGACGTGGCCGGAAACGGAGCAACGCGTCGCCGGGGTGACCGCTCTGGGACTGGTTGGGACGAACGCTCATGTGATTCTCAGTTCGTCCGCGAATATTGCCAACGAGGGTGAAGCTGATGAAACGATGCTCGCCTCACCAAGACCGACCCAACTCCTCGTATTGAGCGCCCGCAGCGAGATCGCACTACAGGAGCTTGTGGTAAAGCACTTCGATTACCTAAGCGATCATCCCGAAGTCGATCTGGCAGACTACTGTCATACCCTGGCGACCGGACGACGCCACCACGAATACCGCACTGCACTGACCGCGTCGTCGCGGGAAGAGATGTTAGAGCGACTCGCCGAGGGAATCGACCAAGAACCATCCGGGCCGTCGTTTCATCGCAACGGTAGTGCCTCCCAAAACGGCGCACACATGAACGGGGCGACCGGCGGCTCCGAACCACGACAATCGAACGCTGCGATGAGCCATTCGACATCAGCTCCAAAAATCTCCTGGCTGTTCGGCGACTTCAGCACCACGACCTTCGAGAGAGGACGCGAACTGTATCGCGCCGAACCCGTCTTCCGCGAGTTGATCGCCAGCTTCGACCAGCGTTTGGCAGAACACTCAGCGGCGACCAACCAATCGCACGCTCCTCTTGAGGAATGGTTCACGAGCGAAACCAATGCGAACCAGTACAGCGAAGTTCACACTTTCGCCGTGCAAGCAGGCCTGGCGAAAGTCTGGGAATCGTGGGCCATCGAGCCTGAGGCTGTGGCTGGCTTCGGAGTGGGTCAGTATATAGCCGCGTGCGTAGCGGGCGGATTGTGCTTCCTCGATGCGCTGACGCTAGTGGTCCAGCGGCAGGAGATACTCACTCAGAAACAGTCGCTCTCCCAAGCCGACCAAAGCGATGAGCTGAGAGCCGCACTCGACGAATTTGAGACTTTCGCCGATACCATCAACTACTATCCGCCCAACCTGCCGCTGATTTGCAGCTCCAGTGCCTCCATCGTCCCCGTGCATCGTTCACTTGGCGGCAGCTACTGGCGGCAACACTGCTTGGACGTTCCTCAAATAGAGGAAAGCATCGAAACACTTATCCAGCAGGGAGCCGATTACATTCTCGAGCTCGGAACGGTAGATGCTGCGAAACCAAACGACAACACAGCGACATGGTTGCCCTCTCTGGACGACAACACCGATGCGACGACCTCTATGCTAGCTGCCCTCGGGCAGTTGTACTTAGCCGGAGCACTGCCCGACTTCAAACAGTTCAACGGCCACTGGCAATTTGAAAAACTGAGCTTGCCGACTTATCCCTTCCAGAAGAAACGCTACTGGATCACGGAGATCTCGGATCACGTCGAGCGACCGGCAGAACCTATTCAGAGTTAG
- a CDS encoding tryptophan 7-halogenase, protein MKEHKPYDVVILGGGLAGLTLTKQLLMKRPETRIAVIEKRTFPVSEATHKVGESSVEIGAHYFAEELQLKKHLTDHQLPKFGLRFFFKEAYQSLAEGTEVGGSHFFSAPSYQIDRGRFENYLAETVTEMGATILSGSMLREVHLESADGKSSPTDHRVVVTRDGDEQTLHARWVVDASGRASFLKRKLNLSEDLNHDINAVWFRIDETIQIDQWCDDQNWQVLTGKVARRWLSTNHLMGEGYWVWLIPLASGSTSIGIVADPRIHALRDINSFEKALAWLDKHEPECAESIRPHREKMQDFLAIKKMSRGARQVFSADRWGLVGEAAAFLDPFYSPGSDFIAIGNAMVGKLIDEDLAGRPIEHLAPTLQSVFLTLFQNNLLTYRDQYPLFGNPRIMALKFVWDYAVYWGFPALLYFNGKLTDVGFIQSLAKGIEEIREMNLKMQQFFRGWYEADPTVRAESAFVDQSQIELMTRLNAELREKLDDAALKARFADNVNLIRDLMYEITDRIQRVQPAVQTDIPERTATENRLENVFEVLNI, encoded by the coding sequence ATGAAAGAGCATAAACCATACGATGTGGTAATCCTCGGCGGCGGGCTGGCGGGTCTGACGTTGACCAAACAGTTGCTGATGAAGCGCCCCGAAACGCGGATCGCCGTGATCGAAAAGCGGACCTTTCCCGTGTCAGAGGCAACGCACAAAGTGGGCGAGTCGTCGGTCGAAATCGGCGCCCATTATTTTGCCGAGGAGCTGCAGCTCAAAAAACATCTGACCGATCACCAGTTGCCAAAGTTCGGCCTTCGCTTTTTCTTCAAAGAAGCCTATCAGTCGCTTGCCGAAGGAACCGAAGTTGGGGGAAGCCACTTTTTCTCGGCACCCAGCTATCAGATTGATCGCGGACGCTTCGAAAACTACTTGGCGGAGACCGTCACGGAAATGGGGGCCACGATCCTCAGCGGTTCAATGCTGCGAGAAGTCCACCTGGAATCAGCCGACGGAAAATCCTCACCGACAGACCATCGCGTTGTCGTTACGCGCGACGGCGACGAGCAAACCTTGCACGCCCGTTGGGTGGTCGACGCGAGCGGTCGAGCGAGTTTCTTGAAACGCAAACTGAATCTTTCCGAGGATCTCAACCACGACATTAACGCCGTTTGGTTCCGAATCGACGAGACCATCCAGATCGACCAGTGGTGTGACGACCAAAATTGGCAGGTGCTCACCGGTAAAGTAGCCCGCCGATGGCTGAGTACGAATCACTTGATGGGCGAGGGCTACTGGGTCTGGCTGATTCCGCTAGCCAGTGGCTCGACGAGCATCGGCATCGTGGCTGATCCGCGTATCCACGCCTTACGCGACATCAACAGTTTTGAAAAAGCCCTAGCTTGGCTCGACAAACACGAGCCCGAGTGCGCCGAGAGCATTCGCCCACACCGCGAGAAAATGCAAGACTTCCTGGCCATCAAAAAAATGTCGCGTGGTGCACGCCAGGTGTTTTCCGCCGATCGGTGGGGCCTTGTGGGCGAAGCGGCTGCGTTTCTCGATCCGTTCTACTCGCCTGGCAGCGACTTCATTGCCATTGGCAACGCGATGGTCGGTAAACTGATCGATGAAGACCTCGCGGGACGCCCCATCGAGCACCTAGCCCCCACACTGCAAAGTGTTTTCCTCACGCTCTTCCAAAACAACCTGCTCACCTACCGCGATCAGTATCCGCTGTTCGGCAACCCGCGCATCATGGCGCTGAAGTTCGTCTGGGACTATGCCGTCTACTGGGGCTTTCCGGCCCTGTTGTACTTCAACGGCAAGCTGACCGACGTTGGGTTCATTCAGTCGCTCGCCAAGGGGATCGAAGAAATCCGCGAGATGAACTTGAAGATGCAGCAGTTTTTCCGCGGCTGGTACGAGGCCGACCCGACGGTACGGGCCGAGTCCGCGTTTGTCGATCAGAGCCAAATTGAATTGATGACCCGCCTCAACGCCGAGCTGCGCGAGAAGCTCGACGATGCCGCATTGAAAGCACGCTTCGCTGACAACGTCAATTTGATCCGCGACCTAATGTACGAGATCACCGACCGCATCCAACGCGTGCAACCAGCCGTCCAAACGGATATCCCCGAACGCACGGCAACGGAGAATCGCCTAGAAAACGTGTTCGAAGTTTTGAACATTTAA
- a CDS encoding tryptophan 7-halogenase gives MEQQTDLTILGGGLAGLSLALQVRQEAPQANITVLEKRKHPVPEAAHKVGESTVEVAAHYFGRVLGLRDHILDQQLPKLGLRFFFPSGDNSRIENRLELGGKRYAPCPSYQLDRGRFENFLADRCLSQGIRFLDRADIQSIEINRRGTHQVTFETEGNTESVDARWVVDASGRRAFLKRQLKLEKSSPHRASSAWFRFAKHIKIDDWSQDPVWSEGHEGKTGRWYSTNHLMGQGYWVWMIPLASGSTSMGIVAAEEFHSLSNFNSMDKALAWLEQHEPQCAAAVRENLDELQDFRAIKHYATECKQVFSGRRWGITGEAGFFHDPFYSPGSDFIAFSNTFLTDLIRRDLAGKEFRIRAFSYDRIFKRFYYGTKTAYQDQYCLFGNPTVMPVKILWDYLIYWSITGFIFMQGRICHQTMYLRNMSKLSRLGKLNHFMQDFFRQWHQATADDQSTGAINISEMPIIRQMNTRLLEEMSNPQFFSRFNTNLEQLETLACEIVAQSGQNISCPFRRHSKAAVLDDTFQPVFNPKPNVSSPAAVGV, from the coding sequence ATGGAACAACAAACCGACCTCACAATTCTCGGTGGTGGCTTGGCAGGGCTCTCGCTAGCGCTGCAAGTGCGGCAAGAAGCTCCGCAGGCCAACATCACGGTACTCGAGAAACGCAAACACCCCGTTCCCGAAGCGGCCCACAAGGTGGGTGAATCCACGGTCGAAGTCGCCGCCCACTATTTCGGACGCGTACTCGGCCTGCGCGATCATATTCTCGACCAGCAATTACCCAAGCTCGGCTTACGGTTCTTCTTTCCCTCGGGCGACAATTCACGAATCGAGAACCGCTTGGAACTCGGCGGTAAGCGTTACGCGCCGTGTCCGAGCTACCAACTCGATCGCGGACGCTTCGAAAACTTCCTCGCCGATCGCTGTTTGTCACAAGGGATTCGCTTCCTTGACCGTGCTGATATTCAATCGATCGAGATCAATCGCCGCGGCACGCACCAAGTGACCTTCGAGACCGAGGGCAACACTGAGTCCGTTGATGCACGTTGGGTCGTCGATGCCAGCGGTCGCCGCGCTTTCCTCAAACGGCAACTCAAACTCGAAAAGTCGTCGCCGCATCGGGCAAGCTCCGCCTGGTTTCGTTTCGCAAAGCACATCAAGATCGACGATTGGTCTCAGGACCCCGTCTGGAGCGAAGGGCACGAGGGTAAGACGGGGCGTTGGTACAGCACGAATCATCTGATGGGCCAAGGTTACTGGGTCTGGATGATTCCGCTGGCGTCGGGCTCAACGAGCATGGGCATCGTTGCCGCCGAGGAATTCCACTCGCTCTCGAACTTCAACTCGATGGATAAAGCGCTCGCCTGGCTCGAACAGCACGAGCCGCAATGCGCTGCCGCGGTCAGAGAAAACCTGGACGAACTGCAAGACTTCCGTGCGATCAAGCATTACGCCACCGAATGCAAACAAGTGTTTTCTGGTCGTCGTTGGGGCATCACCGGCGAGGCCGGCTTTTTCCACGATCCGTTCTACTCGCCCGGCAGCGATTTCATCGCGTTCTCCAACACGTTCCTAACCGATCTGATTCGCCGGGACCTCGCTGGCAAGGAGTTTCGCATTCGCGCGTTCTCGTACGACCGTATCTTCAAACGGTTCTACTACGGCACGAAAACCGCCTACCAAGACCAGTACTGCCTGTTCGGCAACCCAACGGTCATGCCCGTGAAAATCCTGTGGGACTATCTGATCTACTGGTCAATCACCGGCTTCATTTTCATGCAAGGCCGGATCTGCCATCAGACGATGTACCTGCGCAACATGTCGAAGCTGTCGAGACTCGGCAAGCTGAACCACTTTATGCAAGACTTCTTCCGCCAATGGCATCAGGCAACCGCCGACGACCAGTCGACCGGCGCGATCAACATCTCCGAGATGCCGATCATCCGCCAAATGAACACTCGCCTGCTCGAAGAAATGAGCAACCCTCAATTCTTCAGCCGCTTCAACACCAACCTGGAGCAACTAGAAACACTCGCCTGCGAAATCGTCGCCCAATCCGGCCAAAACATCAGTTGCCCCTTCCGCCGCCACTCCAAAGCCGCGGTCCTCGACGATACTTTCCAGCCGGTGTTCAACCCAAAGCCGAACGTCTCGTCACCGGCGGCGGTTGGGGTTTAG